In Patescibacteria group bacterium, a single window of DNA contains:
- a CDS encoding DUF4349 domain-containing protein — protein sequence MTNWSTWSMPKKIGAVAGLVIVLLVVVGFVLSLVPTAYNANKNGRIFSFAESDDAGFATGAGSARNSVVMNSLDLAVSEEMVPSVVSQKAVVGNQIVAQDGEMTAKKIIRDGSLGLFVISPEEAIKQVEELAKVAGGFVQNSQIYEVRNGVKAGSVIIRVPADKFEATITEIKKLAKEIDREEVDSRDVTEQFIDLEARLHNAQAEEARYLEIMGRAQTIKDTLDVSERLGSVRERIEILTGQLQYLSRQVDMSTINVSLSSYDDVKVFGLRWRPLYEIKKSFREMLTGLTSYIDTMLALIINLPVIILWIVTVGFILWVIWKLLRWINRRFIKKNAPDIS from the coding sequence ATGACTAATTGGTCAACTTGGTCTATGCCAAAAAAAATCGGCGCGGTAGCTGGGCTGGTTATCGTGCTTTTGGTAGTAGTAGGTTTTGTCTTGTCTTTAGTGCCCACCGCCTACAACGCTAATAAAAACGGAAGAATATTTAGTTTTGCCGAATCTGATGATGCCGGATTTGCAACCGGAGCAGGCAGTGCTCGCAATTCCGTTGTCATGAACTCTTTAGATTTAGCAGTCAGTGAAGAAATGGTTCCCAGCGTCGTCAGTCAAAAAGCGGTAGTCGGCAATCAAATTGTGGCACAAGATGGTGAGATGACCGCCAAAAAAATTATCCGTGACGGTAGTCTTGGTTTATTTGTAATCAGTCCCGAAGAAGCAATAAAGCAGGTGGAAGAACTGGCTAAGGTCGCCGGCGGTTTTGTGCAAAATTCACAGATTTACGAAGTGCGTAACGGTGTTAAAGCCGGTTCGGTCATTATTCGAGTGCCGGCTGACAAATTTGAAGCGACAATCACCGAAATAAAAAAATTAGCCAAAGAAATTGACAGGGAAGAAGTTGATTCCAGGGATGTTACCGAGCAGTTTATTGATTTAGAAGCGCGGCTACATAATGCACAGGCGGAAGAAGCCAGATATTTGGAAATCATGGGTCGAGCGCAAACCATTAAAGACACCCTTGATGTTTCTGAACGTCTGGGCAGTGTTCGCGAGCGAATAGAAATATTAACCGGGCAGCTGCAATATTTGTCTCGACAGGTTGATATGTCGACAATCAATGTTAGCCTGTCGTCTTATGACGATGTGAAAGTTTTCGGACTACGCTGGAGACCGCTTTATGAGATCAAAAAATCTTTCCGCGAAATGCTGACAGGTTTGACTTCATATATCGATACTATGTTGGCGTTGATTATCAATCTGCCGGTTATTATTCTTTGGATTGTCACTGTCGGTTTTATTTTGTGGGTTATTTGGAAGCTATTACGATGGATTAATAGACGTTTTATCAAAAAAAATGCTCCAGATATCAGTTAG
- a CDS encoding histidine phosphatase family protein — MERLSWIYFLRHGESEANSNDNFFGHPKKIKLTDKGHEQAREIFQLLKKEKFDLIITSPFLRAWQTAKPFIDFHGKKIPVKVWSVGEFTYHALEKYLKIKNSRRWKLAHKYWERSDPDYRDGSGAETYREFMGRIDRTRKKLEKSNFDKILIVTHGYFIKHFIWRLLHQTKKIDHKTMTDAMRFSISTDAQNTALVRVAKIDGKLYVGEIDARHVRD, encoded by the coding sequence ATGGAAAGGCTTTCTTGGATATATTTTTTGCGTCACGGAGAAAGCGAAGCTAACAGTAACGACAATTTTTTTGGTCATCCCAAAAAAATAAAACTTACCGATAAAGGACATGAACAAGCCAGGGAAATATTTCAACTTCTTAAAAAAGAAAAATTCGATTTGATTATTACATCTCCCTTTCTTCGTGCTTGGCAAACTGCCAAACCTTTTATAGACTTTCATGGTAAAAAAATACCGGTTAAGGTTTGGTCGGTTGGCGAGTTTACTTATCATGCTTTGGAAAAATATCTTAAAATAAAAAATTCACGGCGTTGGAAGCTTGCTCATAAATATTGGGAACGCAGCGATCCGGATTATCGCGACGGTTCCGGTGCGGAAACTTACCGTGAGTTTATGGGTCGGATCGATAGAACTAGGAAAAAATTAGAAAAAAGTAATTTTGATAAAATATTGATTGTTACTCATGGTTATTTTATCAAACATTTTATTTGGCGATTATTGCATCAGACTAAAAAAATTGATCACAAAACAATGACTGACGCAATGCGTTTTTCTATCAGTACTGATGCGCAAAACACAGCTTTGGTGCGGGTTGCCAAAATCGACGGTAAGCTGTATGTTGGTGAAATAGACGCGCGACATGTTCGTGATTAA
- a CDS encoding NAD(+) synthase encodes MKADRFLDIRNHGFFRVAAVIPRVFLADPKVNGEEHLKVLRTLYDEGVMYAVFPELSLTGYSNGDLFQQKILLEEALTELKFLVSETASWSMIITVGMPLLIEDQLFNVAVTFCRGEVLGIAPKSYLPNYREFYEGRWFTKAADARKKEVELFGRMVPFGADVLIRSTLNRNFILHTEICEDIWVPISPGAIAAISGATVLVNLSASNITIGKTEYRRQLALNSSGKNVAAQIYVAAGFGESTSDLSWDGSAFVAERGTMLSESKRFQMESHYIIADVDVDSLQTERARQNSFQENAAVYRQPMRMAVAEDKSVPDFLNTYVFDELRRNIEPQPFVPSDPTRRSERCYETFNIQAGALAQRLLQFPVESRKIVLGVSGGLDSTHAFLIAAHTMDIMGLPRSNILAVTMPGFGTTGRTYHNAVALIKAIGATFYEIPIKNISTVMFENIGYDPSLEGDKKSLVFENVQAWERTMTLFSVSAKEGGIVLGTGDLSELLIGWATYGGDHMSHYGVNADVPKTLIRYLVSWARDEIFAKEARVQTVLNDILDTPVSPELLPTTRDGNIAQKTEDIVGPYELIDFFGYWIVRFGFTPYKVARLALHAFDGKYTIGEIKNWLGYFVDDDGKKHLGFLPRFFRNQFKRNCLPDGPKVGLTSVSPRGDWRMPSDARVTSWMDSWEEIPYLY; translated from the coding sequence ATGAAGGCAGATCGTTTTCTTGATATCCGTAATCATGGGTTTTTTCGTGTGGCAGCGGTAATTCCGCGGGTGTTTTTGGCTGACCCCAAGGTAAACGGCGAAGAGCACCTGAAGGTTTTACGGACATTGTACGACGAGGGCGTTATGTATGCTGTTTTTCCGGAGCTTAGCCTGACGGGTTATAGCAACGGAGACCTTTTTCAGCAAAAGATTTTGCTGGAAGAGGCTCTGACAGAGCTGAAATTTTTGGTTAGCGAGACTGCCAGTTGGTCGATGATTATTACGGTTGGTATGCCGCTTTTGATCGAAGATCAACTTTTTAACGTCGCCGTGACTTTTTGTCGCGGTGAGGTACTGGGTATCGCGCCGAAAAGCTATCTTCCCAACTATCGCGAATTCTATGAAGGACGGTGGTTTACCAAAGCTGCCGATGCTCGGAAAAAGGAAGTCGAGCTTTTTGGTCGAATGGTTCCTTTTGGTGCTGACGTTCTGATTCGTTCGACGTTAAATCGGAATTTCATTCTTCACACCGAAATTTGTGAAGATATCTGGGTACCGATTTCTCCCGGCGCTATCGCGGCGATTTCCGGAGCTACCGTACTCGTCAATTTGTCGGCGTCTAATATTACTATCGGTAAAACGGAATATCGTCGGCAGTTGGCTCTTAATTCGTCGGGTAAAAACGTCGCCGCTCAAATTTACGTCGCTGCCGGTTTTGGCGAATCGACCAGTGATTTGTCTTGGGATGGCAGCGCATTTGTCGCTGAGCGTGGTACCATGCTCAGCGAATCAAAGCGTTTTCAGATGGAAAGTCATTATATCATTGCCGATGTCGACGTTGATTCTCTGCAGACGGAAAGAGCGCGGCAAAATTCTTTTCAGGAAAACGCGGCGGTTTATCGGCAGCCGATGCGTATGGCGGTGGCGGAAGACAAGTCCGTTCCGGACTTCCTTAATACCTATGTCTTTGATGAATTGCGGCGTAATATTGAGCCGCAGCCATTTGTGCCGTCGGACCCGACTCGTCGTAGCGAACGATGCTACGAAACATTCAATATCCAGGCAGGAGCGTTGGCACAGCGCTTGCTCCAGTTTCCGGTTGAAAGCCGCAAAATCGTTTTAGGGGTTTCCGGAGGGCTGGATTCGACCCACGCTTTTTTGATCGCGGCTCATACCATGGATATCATGGGTTTGCCGCGCAGCAATATTTTGGCGGTAACTATGCCGGGGTTTGGGACAACGGGTCGGACGTATCATAATGCCGTTGCCTTGATTAAAGCAATCGGTGCTACGTTCTATGAGATTCCGATCAAGAATATTTCAACTGTCATGTTTGAAAACATCGGCTATGATCCCTCTTTGGAAGGGGATAAAAAAAGCTTGGTGTTTGAAAACGTGCAGGCCTGGGAACGGACAATGACACTCTTCTCGGTTTCGGCCAAAGAAGGTGGTATTGTTCTTGGCACTGGTGATCTGTCCGAACTGTTAATCGGCTGGGCGACCTATGGTGGTGATCACATGTCCCACTACGGCGTCAACGCCGATGTGCCCAAAACCCTGATTCGCTATTTGGTGTCTTGGGCGCGGGACGAGATTTTTGCCAAAGAAGCGCGGGTTCAGACGGTCCTCAATGACATTTTGGACACTCCGGTTTCGCCTGAATTATTGCCGACTACCAGGGATGGCAATATTGCTCAGAAGACCGAAGACATTGTCGGTCCATATGAGTTGATCGACTTTTTCGGATATTGGATCGTTCGTTTTGGTTTTACGCCGTACAAGGTGGCGCGCCTGGCATTGCATGCTTTCGACGGCAAATACACTATCGGCGAAATCAAAAATTGGCTCGGCTACTTTGTTGACGATGACGGAAAAAAACATCTCGGTTTTCTCCCGCGGTTTTTCCGCAATCAGTTCAAGCGCAACTGTTTACCGGACGGACCCAAGGTTGGTCTTACTTCTGTTTCGCCTCGTGGCGACTGGCGTATGCCGTCGGATGCGCGCGTAACTTCCTGGATGGACAGCTGGGAGGAGATTCCCTATTTATATTAA
- a CDS encoding divalent metal cation transporter — translation MYSYIRKLLKKIGPGFITGAADDDPSGIGTYFTAGAKFGFGHIWTPFFTFPLMTAVQEICARIGMVTGRGLAGVIRENYSKKLLYFCVVLLVAANTINIGADIGAMANAVGLLLPNQPFGFIAGALTLLIICLEVFISYKTYSRILKIFAFSLLAYWLTAFFVKIDWSVVFTNVIKPQWRWDLDYVMILVGVLGTTISPYLFFWQASEEVEEEIIEGKVTLEQRLGATKIEIKEMREDVVLGMLFSNISMFFIIAVAASTLFANGIFEIGTAEQAALALRPLAGDWAYLLFTFGIIGTGLLAIPVLAGAASYAVTEALKLQGSLALKWNRAKGFYGVILTSTIVGLLINFIGINPMKALLYAAVINGIVSVPLLFVIMKISNDSEVMGEYKNGMIANFLGWAATIAMTVAAVFLLISFLF, via the coding sequence ATGTATTCTTATATTAGGAAGCTTCTCAAAAAAATTGGTCCTGGCTTTATTACTGGCGCTGCGGATGATGACCCGTCTGGTATTGGTACCTATTTTACTGCCGGAGCCAAATTTGGTTTTGGTCATATCTGGACTCCATTTTTTACCTTTCCTTTAATGACCGCAGTGCAGGAGATATGCGCTCGTATTGGTATGGTAACGGGCAGGGGATTAGCTGGAGTGATTAGAGAAAATTATTCCAAAAAATTACTTTATTTTTGTGTTGTTTTATTGGTGGCGGCAAATACTATTAATATTGGTGCTGACATCGGGGCGATGGCCAATGCTGTCGGTTTACTACTTCCCAACCAACCTTTTGGTTTTATTGCCGGAGCATTGACTTTACTGATTATTTGTCTAGAAGTATTTATCTCGTACAAAACTTATTCTAGAATATTGAAAATTTTTGCCTTCTCATTGTTAGCTTATTGGTTAACCGCCTTTTTTGTGAAAATAGACTGGTCAGTGGTTTTTACAAACGTCATTAAGCCGCAATGGCGTTGGGATCTGGACTACGTAATGATTTTGGTCGGTGTGCTTGGTACTACAATTTCTCCTTATTTATTTTTTTGGCAGGCCTCGGAAGAAGTCGAGGAAGAAATTATTGAAGGAAAAGTTACTTTGGAGCAACGTTTGGGCGCGACCAAGATAGAAATAAAAGAAATGCGAGAAGATGTTGTTCTTGGTATGCTTTTTTCCAATATTTCAATGTTTTTTATTATCGCTGTGGCTGCTTCGACATTGTTTGCCAATGGTATTTTTGAAATCGGTACAGCCGAGCAGGCGGCTTTGGCTTTGCGACCACTGGCGGGAGATTGGGCTTATCTACTGTTTACGTTTGGTATTATTGGCACGGGTTTGCTGGCAATTCCGGTGCTTGCCGGAGCGGCGTCTTATGCCGTTACTGAGGCGTTAAAACTACAGGGAAGCTTGGCTCTGAAATGGAACAGAGCAAAAGGTTTTTATGGAGTTATCCTAACTTCAACAATTGTTGGACTACTGATTAATTTTATCGGAATTAATCCAATGAAAGCTTTGCTTTATGCCGCTGTTATCAACGGTATTGTTTCCGTTCCTCTGCTTTTTGTGATTATGAAAATAAGTAACGATAGTGAAGTGATGGGAGAATATAAAAACGGGATGATTGCAAACTTTCTTGGTTGGGCGGCAACCATTGCCATGACCGTCGCAGCGGTATTTTTATTAATTAGTTTTTTGTTTTAA
- the pncB gene encoding nicotinate phosphoribosyltransferase — MRHRDKPIIQSLLDMDFYKFTMGQFIFRYYPDLQVRFALTNRTKSVRLADMIDLGQLREELEHLRSLRFTKSELHYLRGTNEYGDRMFGEDYLTFLSELRMPEFHLEKRSDGQINLWSEGDWPSVSPGETPGLAILAELYCRHLTKDMTRFELEAVRANGIMRLQEKHRKLRQYPFIKYSDFGHRRRAYRDWHDFVVSVEAEEMAGQFLGTSDAWLAMKYGLLPMGTNAHELGMVIAAFLAITEGDAGILRANREIVDKWWQMYGQGLSIALPDTFGSDTFLQTMNGLDAVKWKGFRHDSGDPIEFGEKIINFYEGFGVDPREHIIVFSDGLNVDEIIRLALHFKDRIKVSFGWGTTLTNDLGFKNLSIVIKVASANGQPAVKLSDNIAKAVSPSPEEIERYKRLFGYHAQFEVVPTV; from the coding sequence ATGAGACATCGAGATAAGCCTATTATTCAGTCTCTATTGGATATGGATTTTTACAAATTTACCATGGGTCAGTTCATTTTTCGTTATTATCCTGACCTGCAGGTCAGGTTCGCTTTGACCAACCGTACCAAAAGCGTGCGTTTGGCTGACATGATTGACCTGGGACAACTGCGAGAAGAACTGGAACATTTGCGTAGCTTGCGGTTTACCAAAAGTGAACTGCATTATCTTCGTGGCACCAACGAGTACGGCGATCGAATGTTTGGTGAAGATTATCTCACCTTTTTGTCCGAACTTCGTATGCCCGAATTTCATTTGGAAAAGCGAAGCGATGGGCAAATTAATCTCTGGTCCGAAGGCGACTGGCCCTCGGTCTCTCCTGGGGAAACCCCCGGTCTGGCTATCTTGGCCGAACTGTACTGTCGGCATCTGACCAAAGACATGACCCGTTTCGAGCTCGAAGCGGTTCGCGCCAACGGCATCATGCGTTTGCAGGAAAAACACCGCAAGTTGCGCCAGTATCCGTTTATTAAATATTCGGATTTTGGTCATCGGCGCCGTGCTTACCGGGACTGGCATGATTTCGTTGTTAGTGTCGAGGCTGAAGAAATGGCTGGACAGTTTCTCGGTACTTCCGATGCTTGGCTGGCCATGAAATACGGTCTTCTTCCTATGGGCACCAATGCTCATGAGTTGGGAATGGTGATTGCGGCATTTTTGGCTATCACGGAAGGTGACGCCGGTATCCTGCGCGCCAATCGCGAGATCGTCGATAAGTGGTGGCAGATGTATGGTCAGGGTCTGTCGATTGCCTTGCCCGACACTTTCGGCTCGGATACTTTTTTGCAGACAATGAACGGTCTCGACGCGGTGAAATGGAAGGGTTTCCGTCACGACAGCGGTGACCCGATCGAATTCGGCGAAAAGATCATTAATTTTTACGAAGGGTTCGGTGTTGATCCGCGAGAACACATAATCGTCTTTTCCGACGGTCTCAATGTGGACGAGATTATTCGTCTAGCCCTGCACTTCAAGGACAGGATCAAGGTGTCTTTTGGTTGGGGTACGACTCTGACCAATGACCTGGGTTTCAAAAACCTGTCCATTGTCATCAAGGTGGCTTCGGCTAACGGCCAACCGGCGGTGAAACTGTCTGACAATATCGCCAAAGCGGTCAGTCCGTCGCCGGAAGAGATTGAACGTTACAAGCGTTTGTTCGGCTACCATGCGCAGTTCGAAGTGGTTCCTACGGTTTAA
- the asnS gene encoding asparagine--tRNA ligase, producing MDLISELKGKVGEQVTLGGWVYNFRSSGAIYFLQLRDGSGFIQCIVEKAKVAEKIWQDCEKITLESSVQVFGQVSEHPKKPGVYELQVTDLKIVQIAAEYPIGKKEHGPDFLLDNRHLWLRSGKQWAIQRVRNTIINATYEYFAKNNFIKIDSPILTPNACEGTTELFELNYFDWTKAYLTQSGQLYLEAAIAAHGRVFDFGPVFRAEKSKTRRHLIEFWMMDAEMAFCDHEGNLKIQEELVTYIVKKVLADCKVELEMLERDIAPLEKVEAPFYRLAHADAIKKLRELGSDIKDDDDLGADDETILTKLYDKPLFVERYPAAVKAFYMKPDPGDPIRVLNADLLAPEGYGEVIGGSQREDDYDKLLVKIKEQGFNIEDWQWYLDSRKYGSVPHSGFGYGLERLVAWVCGLEHVRETIPFPRLINRIKP from the coding sequence ATGGATTTAATTTCTGAGTTAAAAGGTAAGGTTGGCGAGCAAGTCACCTTAGGCGGTTGGGTTTATAATTTTCGTTCTTCCGGTGCTATTTATTTTTTGCAACTGCGCGATGGTAGTGGTTTTATTCAGTGTATAGTGGAAAAAGCCAAAGTTGCCGAAAAAATTTGGCAGGATTGTGAAAAAATAACCCTAGAGTCATCAGTTCAAGTTTTTGGGCAGGTTAGTGAACACCCCAAAAAACCAGGAGTTTATGAGCTGCAGGTAACTGATTTAAAAATCGTGCAGATTGCCGCCGAATATCCGATAGGTAAAAAAGAGCATGGTCCTGATTTTTTACTCGACAATCGTCATTTGTGGCTACGTTCGGGCAAGCAGTGGGCGATTCAGCGCGTTCGTAATACCATCATCAACGCTACTTACGAATATTTTGCCAAAAATAATTTTATCAAAATTGACTCCCCAATACTTACCCCTAATGCCTGCGAGGGAACAACCGAGCTTTTTGAGTTAAATTACTTCGATTGGACTAAGGCATATCTGACACAATCGGGTCAATTGTATCTGGAGGCGGCGATAGCTGCTCACGGTCGAGTGTTTGATTTTGGTCCGGTGTTTCGCGCTGAAAAAAGCAAAACCCGCCGCCATTTAATAGAGTTTTGGATGATGGACGCCGAAATGGCGTTTTGCGACCACGAAGGTAATCTCAAAATTCAAGAAGAATTGGTAACTTACATAGTTAAAAAAGTTTTGGCTGATTGCAAGGTTGAATTAGAAATGCTTGAACGTGACATTGCGCCGTTAGAAAAAGTAGAGGCGCCGTTTTATCGCTTGGCGCATGCCGATGCTATTAAAAAATTACGTGAACTTGGTTCCGACATTAAAGATGACGATGATTTGGGCGCTGACGATGAAACTATTCTGACTAAACTCTATGATAAACCTCTTTTTGTGGAGAGGTATCCAGCAGCGGTCAAGGCTTTTTATATGAAACCCGATCCTGGCGATCCGATTCGAGTTCTTAACGCCGACCTGCTTGCGCCAGAAGGTTACGGCGAGGTGATAGGTGGATCACAAAGAGAGGACGATTATGATAAATTGTTAGTTAAAATAAAAGAACAAGGGTTTAATATTGAAGACTGGCAATGGTATTTGGATAGTCGTAAATATGGCAGCGTACCGCACAGCGGTTTTGGTTATGGTCTGGAACGGCTGGTCGCTTGGGTTTGCGGACTGGAACACGTACGCGAAACCATTCCTTTTCCTAGACTGATAAACAGGATTAAACCTTAA
- a CDS encoding ZIP family metal transporter, with product MLIYIVIAISVASLIGLSGGSLLLWQEKRIKKASSYLVSFAVGALLMAVFTDLLPELIEKSHNIRFDLALVFAGILLFYLLEKLLIVYHCHKNEECEIHSASSSLIIMSDTIHNFLDGMVIASAFILDLRVGIVTTLAVLLHEIPQESGDFAVLMHNGMKRLKVFLYNLISAGFSIIGGLLAYYLSSRIESLSTVLIALAAGNFIYIACTDLIPLTNKERKIKNILTHFAVLIVGIGIIYFVGLLAKEQKQKIT from the coding sequence ATGTTAATTTATATTGTTATTGCCATTTCAGTCGCCAGCTTGATTGGTCTTAGCGGCGGGTCGCTGCTGCTTTGGCAAGAAAAAAGAATAAAAAAAGCTTCCAGCTACCTAGTCTCTTTTGCCGTCGGCGCTTTACTGATGGCGGTTTTTACCGATTTGCTACCAGAATTGATAGAAAAAAGCCATAACATCCGTTTTGATCTGGCTTTAGTTTTTGCCGGAATTTTGCTTTTTTATCTTTTAGAAAAACTGCTAATAGTTTATCATTGTCACAAAAACGAAGAATGCGAAATCCACTCAGCCTCCAGCTCTCTTATTATCATGAGCGACACGATCCATAACTTTTTGGACGGCATGGTGATTGCCAGTGCTTTTATTCTCGATCTACGAGTCGGCATAGTAACCACTCTGGCAGTCTTGCTCCACGAAATACCACAAGAAAGCGGCGACTTCGCCGTTCTAATGCACAATGGAATGAAAAGGCTAAAAGTTTTTTTGTACAATCTGATCTCAGCTGGTTTTAGTATCATTGGCGGACTACTGGCTTATTACCTCAGCTCCAGGATCGAATCGCTTTCCACGGTTCTAATCGCTTTAGCAGCCGGTAACTTTATCTATATTGCCTGTACCGACCTAATACCTCTGACCAACAAGGAACGAAAAATCAAAAATATCTTAACCCACTTTGCCGTGCTAATCGTTGGTATTGGCATAATCTACTTTGTCGGCCTGCTAGCCAAAGAACAAAAACAAAAAATTACTTAA
- a CDS encoding NAD(+)/NADH kinase, protein MKIDKNDIAVYGGSFSPPGNHHVKVVEVLIEAGFRRIIVVPCGYRDDKKTRTNDIEKLHRAVMSDMAFGHLPGVEVDLFDLEKDVFTRTWDLERRYKNQGRVWHVIGADMIIGGRAGESEIQREWEHGRELWNKSNFVVFTRDGYNLLKEDLPPHNVVMTAAVETAKSSTEIRRAIAAHESIADMTPPLVTDYIERYRLYSAGLTVRSGEINIHSPRLLIISDPDNLRAQEIARYFSRFACPQKPNMILVVGGDGTMLRAVRENWRKRLPFFGINAGHLGFLLNRIEALPEEWEDVFVSPFVVHQSPLLYVETRKHLHDWKGAFAVNDAWVERQTLQAAWIELIVRQRANGHVTTEEWHLDKLVGNGALVSTAAGSTSYAQPMGAPAMLVGSPHLVLVGDDVKFPANWEYSTLDLNQEVEMVGLDGKKRPLRGSVDGVDLGRVQAMRVRTSNIAAAEFVFVKGQDLAGKLEEIQFPGAISSSGWRKRPTTNS, encoded by the coding sequence ATGAAAATCGACAAAAATGACATTGCGGTTTACGGCGGCAGTTTTAGCCCGCCGGGAAACCACCATGTGAAGGTAGTGGAGGTGCTAATCGAAGCAGGGTTTCGGCGAATCATCGTCGTTCCTTGCGGCTATCGCGATGACAAAAAAACCCGAACTAACGACATCGAAAAACTGCATCGAGCAGTAATGTCGGATATGGCTTTTGGTCATTTGCCCGGTGTCGAGGTCGACCTGTTTGATCTTGAAAAAGACGTTTTTACCAGAACGTGGGATTTGGAACGTCGTTACAAAAACCAGGGTCGGGTTTGGCACGTCATCGGCGCTGATATGATCATCGGCGGGCGCGCTGGTGAGTCGGAAATCCAGCGGGAATGGGAACACGGCCGCGAACTGTGGAACAAGTCCAACTTCGTGGTTTTCACCCGTGATGGCTACAATCTTTTGAAAGAAGATTTACCGCCGCATAATGTGGTAATGACGGCAGCGGTAGAGACTGCAAAATCCAGTACGGAAATTCGGCGCGCTATCGCCGCTCACGAATCAATCGCTGATATGACCCCGCCGCTAGTGACGGATTATATCGAAAGATATCGTCTGTACAGTGCTGGGTTAACCGTGCGCAGCGGAGAAATAAATATTCATTCGCCGCGCCTTTTGATTATTTCTGATCCGGATAATTTGCGGGCGCAAGAGATAGCACGATATTTTTCGCGCTTTGCTTGTCCGCAAAAACCGAATATGATTTTGGTTGTCGGCGGCGACGGCACGATGCTGCGGGCGGTCAGAGAAAATTGGCGAAAACGTTTGCCGTTTTTTGGTATTAACGCCGGTCATCTGGGATTTTTGCTCAACCGTATCGAGGCATTGCCGGAAGAGTGGGAAGACGTTTTTGTTTCGCCATTTGTAGTGCATCAGTCGCCGTTGCTTTACGTGGAAACACGAAAGCATCTGCATGATTGGAAAGGCGCTTTTGCCGTCAACGATGCCTGGGTGGAGCGGCAGACGCTGCAAGCCGCCTGGATCGAGCTGATTGTTCGTCAGCGCGCCAACGGTCATGTGACAACCGAAGAGTGGCATCTGGATAAACTGGTCGGTAATGGCGCGCTTGTTTCCACGGCAGCCGGGTCGACCTCTTATGCCCAACCGATGGGTGCTCCGGCGATGTTAGTCGGTTCACCGCATTTGGTCTTGGTGGGAGACGATGTAAAATTTCCTGCCAACTGGGAGTATTCGACATTGGACTTGAATCAAGAAGTTGAAATGGTCGGTTTGGACGGTAAAAAACGTCCTTTGCGTGGTTCGGTCGACGGTGTGGATTTGGGTCGAGTTCAAGCCATGCGGGTTCGTACTTCCAACATCGCCGCCGCCGAATTTGTTTTTGTCAAAGGGCAAGACCTGGCAGGAAAATTGGAAGAAATCCAATTTCCCGGAGCGATCAGTTCATCGGGCTGGCGCAAGAGGCCGACGACAAATTCGTAA